In the Streptomyces fradiae ATCC 10745 = DSM 40063 genome, one interval contains:
- a CDS encoding beta-galactosidase, with the protein MPALGDATRGRILFGGDYNPEQWPEETWADDMRLMRDAGVNSVTVGVFSWARIEPRPGVRDFGWLDRLMDLLHAHGVGAVLATPTASPPPWLGARHPGTLPRDEDGRTVWWGSRQHFCPSSPVYRSHAAAITGDLAARYAGHPALTMWHIGNEYGTHCWCDETARHFRRWLAARHGTLDALNEAWGTAFWSQRYDTWDEVIPPRRAQYLRNPAHLLDFRRFTSDALLECHRAERDVVARHTPHIPVTTNLMAFWQGLDGWAWAAEEDAVSVDVYPDPRDPLGGQYNALVADLTRSQAGGGPWMVMEQAAGAVNWRDVNAPRPAGQNRLLSLQAVARGADAVCYFQWRQSRQGAEKFHSAMVPHAGEHGRAFREVKRIGAELAALGPEVAGTRVAADVAVLHDWHAWWGTLQEGRPSREAEYPEVVRAWHRALWEAGLTTAFAHPGHDLRGYRMVVAPQLYLLPDAAVENLAAYVRGGGTLVCGFLTGTADAHDRIRPGGMDERLRALLGLRTLHAWWPLERGESVECDGFTGTVWSEELEAADAEVVAAYRSGETAGLPAVLRRGGAWYVSTLPDPDGLRGLLVRAAAGAGVRPVLEGLPAGVEAVRRGRLLFVLNHGREPVEVPVPGAFRDLLSGADVAGALRLERYGVAALREAGA; encoded by the coding sequence ATGCCCGCGCTCGGCGACGCCACCCGGGGCCGGATCCTCTTCGGCGGCGACTACAACCCGGAGCAGTGGCCCGAGGAGACCTGGGCCGACGACATGCGGCTGATGAGGGACGCCGGGGTGAACTCGGTGACCGTCGGGGTGTTCTCCTGGGCCCGCATCGAACCGCGCCCCGGCGTGCGGGACTTCGGCTGGCTCGACCGGCTGATGGACCTGCTGCACGCGCACGGCGTCGGCGCGGTGCTGGCCACGCCCACCGCGTCGCCGCCGCCGTGGCTGGGCGCCCGGCACCCCGGCACGCTGCCCCGCGACGAGGACGGGCGGACCGTCTGGTGGGGCTCCCGCCAGCACTTCTGCCCCAGCTCGCCCGTCTACCGCTCGCACGCGGCGGCGATCACCGGGGACCTGGCGGCCCGGTACGCCGGCCACCCGGCCCTGACGATGTGGCACATCGGCAACGAGTACGGCACGCACTGCTGGTGCGACGAGACCGCCCGGCACTTCCGCCGCTGGCTCGCCGCCCGCCACGGCACCCTCGACGCGCTCAACGAGGCGTGGGGCACGGCCTTCTGGTCGCAGCGGTACGACACCTGGGACGAGGTGATCCCGCCGCGCCGCGCCCAGTACCTGCGCAACCCGGCGCACCTGCTGGACTTCCGCCGCTTCACCTCCGACGCGCTCCTGGAGTGCCACCGGGCCGAGCGGGACGTCGTCGCCCGGCACACCCCGCACATCCCGGTCACGACGAACCTCATGGCCTTCTGGCAGGGGCTGGACGGCTGGGCGTGGGCCGCCGAGGAGGACGCCGTGTCCGTGGACGTCTACCCGGACCCGAGGGACCCGCTCGGCGGCCAGTACAACGCCCTCGTCGCGGACCTGACCCGGTCGCAGGCGGGCGGCGGGCCGTGGATGGTGATGGAGCAGGCCGCCGGCGCGGTCAACTGGCGGGACGTCAACGCACCCAGGCCGGCCGGCCAGAACCGGCTGCTGTCCCTCCAGGCCGTGGCGCGCGGCGCGGACGCCGTCTGCTACTTCCAGTGGCGCCAGTCCCGGCAGGGCGCCGAGAAGTTCCACTCCGCGATGGTGCCGCACGCCGGGGAGCACGGCCGCGCCTTCCGGGAGGTGAAGCGGATCGGCGCCGAACTCGCCGCGCTGGGCCCGGAGGTCGCCGGCACCCGGGTCGCGGCGGACGTGGCGGTGCTGCACGACTGGCACGCCTGGTGGGGCACCCTGCAGGAGGGGCGGCCCTCGCGGGAGGCGGAGTACCCGGAGGTGGTCCGGGCGTGGCACCGGGCCCTGTGGGAGGCCGGCCTCACCACGGCGTTCGCCCACCCCGGGCACGACCTGCGCGGCTACCGCATGGTGGTGGCGCCGCAGCTGTACCTGCTGCCGGACGCGGCGGTGGAGAACCTGGCCGCCTACGTGCGCGGCGGCGGCACGCTCGTGTGCGGCTTCCTCACCGGGACCGCCGACGCGCACGACCGCATCCGGCCCGGCGGCATGGACGAGCGGCTGCGGGCGCTGCTCGGCCTGCGCACCCTGCACGCGTGGTGGCCGCTGGAGCGGGGCGAGAGCGTCGAGTGCGACGGCTTCACCGGCACCGTGTGGTCGGAGGAGCTGGAGGCCGCCGACGCGGAGGTGGTGGCCGCCTACCGGAGCGGGGAGACGGCGGGGCTCCCGGCCGTGCTGCGCCGGGGCGGCGCCTGGTACGTCTCGACGCTGCCGGACCCGGACGGGCTGCGCGGCCTGCTGGTGCGGGCCGCCGCCGGGGCGGGCGTGCGCCCGGTGCTGGAGGGGCTGCCGGCCGGGGTGGAGGCGGTGCGGCGGGGGCGGCTGCTGTTCGTGCTGAACCACGGGCGGGAGCCGGTCGAGGTCCCGGTGCCGGGTGCCTTCCGCGACCTGCTGTCCGGTGCGGACGTGGCGGGCGCGCTGCGGCTGGAGCGGTACGGGGTGGCGGCGCTGCGGGAGGCGGGGGCGTGA